One stretch of Meiothermus cerbereus DSM 11376 DNA includes these proteins:
- a CDS encoding N-acetylmuramoyl-L-alanine amidase family protein, translating into MRLLAFLGVVLASALAFPRLGLHEGYTRLVFDLEAKTQYQIAQSPDTLTIRFQGIKVGAADVDVSSPQVASYQVVVASNSVTVFVRLKPSVEIKSVVLEDGNRRRLVVDVLASAQAPAKPNPPPKGLEPPRPRTQPKVVVIDPGHGGVDSGAVGFVVEKEVTLDLALRLRQLLQKEGIEVVLTRSSDTHLSPDKATDLGLRAEMANSKRNLFVSIHVNSAPNVAQGIETYYFGSVLDPSLLAQVIRENGGGELGRRLTQEAQSVGERLVRDLIAQSNLKFSRQLAHYVQGALVQATGAVDRGVRQAPFYVIRNARIPAILVEVGFANHPEEGRRLQTEAYRQTLAQALARGILRFLSNGE; encoded by the coding sequence ATGCGCTTGCTGGCTTTTCTGGGGGTAGTTCTGGCCTCAGCCCTGGCTTTTCCACGCTTGGGCCTGCACGAAGGCTATACCCGACTGGTATTCGACCTCGAGGCCAAAACACAGTACCAGATTGCACAATCGCCCGATACCCTGACCATCCGCTTCCAGGGTATCAAGGTGGGGGCCGCCGATGTGGACGTAAGTTCGCCCCAGGTGGCCTCGTACCAGGTGGTCGTTGCCAGCAACAGCGTTACAGTGTTCGTGCGCCTGAAGCCCAGTGTCGAGATTAAGAGTGTGGTTCTGGAGGATGGAAACCGGCGCCGCCTGGTGGTGGACGTGCTGGCCTCGGCGCAGGCCCCCGCAAAACCGAACCCCCCACCAAAGGGCCTCGAGCCCCCCAGACCCCGCACCCAGCCCAAGGTGGTGGTAATTGACCCCGGCCACGGCGGTGTGGACTCCGGCGCGGTGGGTTTTGTGGTGGAAAAAGAGGTAACCCTCGACCTGGCCCTGCGCCTCAGGCAGCTCTTGCAAAAAGAGGGCATTGAGGTGGTGCTCACCCGCAGCAGCGACACCCACCTTTCACCCGACAAGGCCACCGACCTGGGCTTGCGGGCCGAGATGGCCAACTCCAAGCGCAACCTGTTTGTCTCAATTCACGTCAACAGTGCGCCCAACGTGGCCCAGGGCATCGAGACCTACTACTTTGGCAGTGTCCTGGACCCCAGTTTGCTGGCCCAGGTTATCCGCGAAAACGGTGGTGGGGAGCTGGGACGCCGCCTGACCCAGGAGGCCCAGAGCGTAGGGGAGCGGCTGGTGCGCGACCTGATTGCCCAGTCCAACCTGAAGTTTTCCCGCCAGCTGGCGCACTACGTGCAGGGTGCGCTGGTACAGGCTACCGGGGCGGTGGATCGGGGGGTGCGTCAGGCGCCGTTTTATGTGATTCGCAACGCCCGCATACCCGCCATTCTGGTTGAGGTGGGCTTTGCCAACCACCCCGAAGAAGGCCGCCGCCTCCAGACCGAGGCGTACCGCCAGACCCTGGCTCAGGCCCTGGCCCGTGGCATTTTGCGCTTTCTAAGCAATGGGGAATAG
- a CDS encoding DegT/DnrJ/EryC1/StrS family aminotransferase: protein MISILDLKREYLELKGEIDAAIERVLTSGGFIGGPEVAALEDDLAAYLGVPYVVSCGSGTDALAIALRAMGIGPGDEVITTPFTFVATIEAIQHAGARPVLVDIDPQTYNLNPDLLEPVLSPRSKAILPVHLYGQVAPMQAILAFAQKHGLQVLEDAAQAIGARYYPDQPAAQPHAHAGTLGHAAGFSLYPSKNLGAYGDGGFITTHSEAIAQESRLLANHGSRERYHHLRAAGYTSRLDAMQAAILRVKLPHLEAWNARRRQIAARYTQALKGYVQTPCEMPYALHVYHQYTIRHPERDRLAAHLRQQGIGSSIHYPVPVHLQPAYRGLAPAGSLPAAEAAAREVLSLPMHPFLEEAEVEAVVRAVQSYA, encoded by the coding sequence ATGATTTCGATTCTGGATCTCAAGCGGGAGTACCTCGAGCTCAAAGGGGAAATTGATGCTGCCATAGAACGGGTTCTAACCTCTGGCGGGTTCATCGGGGGGCCCGAAGTCGCTGCCCTGGAAGACGATCTGGCCGCCTATTTGGGCGTTCCTTACGTGGTCTCTTGCGGTTCCGGCACCGATGCCCTGGCCATTGCCTTACGGGCTATGGGAATTGGGCCAGGGGATGAAGTCATTACCACGCCTTTTACCTTCGTTGCCACCATCGAGGCCATCCAGCACGCTGGGGCCAGGCCGGTGCTGGTAGACATCGACCCTCAGACCTATAACCTTAATCCCGACCTCCTCGAGCCAGTCCTCTCGCCGCGCAGCAAGGCCATACTGCCCGTGCACCTGTACGGCCAGGTCGCGCCCATGCAAGCAATTCTGGCCTTCGCCCAAAAGCACGGGCTACAGGTGCTGGAAGACGCTGCCCAGGCCATCGGCGCGCGATATTACCCAGACCAGCCAGCAGCCCAGCCCCACGCCCACGCCGGCACCCTGGGCCACGCCGCCGGATTTAGCCTGTATCCCAGCAAGAACCTCGGTGCCTATGGCGATGGGGGCTTTATTACCACGCATAGTGAGGCCATCGCTCAGGAGTCGCGCCTGCTGGCCAACCACGGCTCCAGGGAGCGCTATCACCACCTGCGTGCGGCTGGTTACACCTCGAGGCTCGACGCCATGCAGGCTGCCATCCTGCGGGTCAAGCTGCCCCATCTGGAGGCCTGGAACGCACGCCGCCGCCAGATTGCCGCACGCTACACCCAGGCCCTGAAGGGCTACGTGCAAACCCCCTGCGAGATGCCCTACGCGCTGCACGTCTATCACCAGTACACCATCCGCCACCCCGAGCGCGACCGGCTGGCTGCCCACCTTAGACAACAGGGCATCGGTAGCAGCATCCATTACCCGGTACCGGTACACCTGCAACCCGCCTACCGCGGGCTAGCCCCTGCAGGCTCCCTTCCCGCCGCGGAGGCAGCCGCCCGCGAGGTGCTGAGCCTGCCCATGCACCCTTTCCTGGAAGAGGCCGAGGTAGAAGCAGTGGTGCGGGCGGTGCAAAGCTACGCCTGA
- a CDS encoding M3 family metallopeptidase, with product MPENPLLQIRYDIPFSQIRPEHIEPAIQSLLAQAEAEFQAILQVDGPRTFENTLLPLDRLGEGLGYAFGLVAHLESVVSSPELRAAYNAVIPAISAFYTRVQISAELYQALKDFAASPEAQQLSPDWARFLKLRLDEFRRQGADLPPEKKARLEALNTRLSEVTTQFEQNLTDSTADWELYLDETQVAGLPPSALEAARQSARAKGREGYRFTLQQPSYLALQTYLDDGEIRKQVYLAYHRRATELGRDNRPLIDEILALRREKAALLGYANFADYVLENRMAGKAETALRFEQDLKAAYEPYFKKELAALEAFRRELEGPQAPPLEPWDIAYYAEKQRKALYHFDEEELRPYFALPQVLSGLFEVAQRVFGLEVREVQGVDTWHPEVKTYEIYREGRRICRFFTDWHPRENKRGGAWMNSLIRGVRQGETTEPHLGLMCGNLTPPVGDQPALLTHREVETIFHEFGHLLHLALSSVEVRSLVGTQVARDFVELPSQIMENWCWERQALDLFARHYQTGEPIPDELFEKMLRARNYWAANLGMRQLAFGTLDLALHVHYTPSDGDVVTYARQVMQPFMPAPLPQDFAFVAGFAHLFGHPVGYAAGYYSYKWSEVLDADAFSRFKAEGIFNRQTGEDFITHILSKGNAADPAELFRRFLGRDPDPKALLARSGLLD from the coding sequence ATGCCGGAAAACCCCTTACTGCAAATCCGCTACGATATTCCTTTTAGCCAGATCCGCCCTGAGCACATCGAGCCCGCCATCCAGAGCCTGCTGGCCCAGGCCGAAGCCGAATTTCAGGCCATTTTGCAGGTAGATGGCCCGCGCACCTTCGAAAACACCCTGCTGCCCCTGGATCGGCTGGGCGAGGGGCTGGGCTACGCCTTTGGGCTGGTGGCCCACCTCGAGAGCGTGGTCTCGAGCCCCGAGCTACGGGCCGCCTACAACGCCGTCATCCCCGCCATCTCCGCTTTCTACACCCGGGTGCAGATTTCTGCCGAGCTGTACCAGGCCCTAAAAGACTTTGCGGCCTCCCCCGAGGCCCAGCAGCTCAGCCCCGACTGGGCCCGCTTCCTCAAGCTGCGGCTGGACGAGTTCCGCCGCCAGGGGGCCGACCTTCCGCCCGAAAAGAAAGCCCGCCTCGAGGCCCTCAACACCCGGCTTTCGGAGGTCACCACCCAGTTCGAGCAGAACCTCACCGACTCCACCGCCGACTGGGAGCTCTACCTGGACGAGACCCAGGTCGCGGGCCTGCCGCCCAGTGCCCTCGAGGCCGCCCGCCAGAGCGCCCGCGCCAAGGGGCGGGAGGGCTACCGCTTCACCCTGCAGCAGCCCAGCTATCTGGCCTTGCAAACCTACCTGGACGACGGCGAAATTCGCAAACAGGTCTACCTGGCCTACCACCGCCGCGCCACCGAGCTGGGCCGCGACAACCGCCCCCTGATTGACGAAATTCTCGCCCTCCGCCGCGAGAAAGCCGCGCTCCTGGGCTATGCCAACTTTGCCGACTACGTGCTGGAAAACCGCATGGCGGGCAAAGCCGAGACGGCCCTTCGCTTCGAGCAAGACCTGAAGGCCGCCTATGAGCCCTACTTCAAAAAAGAGCTGGCGGCCCTCGAGGCCTTTCGCCGGGAGCTCGAGGGCCCTCAAGCACCCCCGCTGGAGCCCTGGGACATCGCCTACTATGCGGAAAAGCAGCGCAAGGCCCTCTACCACTTCGACGAGGAAGAACTGCGGCCTTACTTTGCCCTGCCCCAGGTGCTCAGCGGGCTTTTCGAGGTGGCGCAGCGGGTGTTTGGCCTCGAGGTGCGGGAAGTACAGGGCGTGGACACCTGGCACCCCGAGGTCAAAACCTACGAGATTTACCGCGAGGGCCGGCGCATCTGCCGCTTCTTCACCGACTGGCACCCCCGCGAGAACAAACGCGGTGGGGCCTGGATGAACTCACTCATCCGCGGGGTGCGCCAGGGCGAAACTACGGAGCCCCACCTGGGCCTGATGTGCGGCAACCTGACCCCACCCGTGGGCGACCAGCCTGCCCTGCTGACCCACCGCGAGGTCGAGACCATCTTCCACGAATTCGGCCACCTGCTGCACCTGGCGCTCTCGAGCGTAGAGGTTCGCAGCCTGGTGGGCACCCAGGTGGCCCGCGATTTTGTGGAGCTGCCCAGCCAGATTATGGAAAACTGGTGCTGGGAACGCCAGGCCCTGGATCTGTTTGCCCGTCACTACCAGACCGGTGAGCCCATCCCGGACGAGCTTTTTGAGAAAATGCTGCGGGCCAGGAACTACTGGGCCGCCAACCTGGGCATGCGCCAACTGGCCTTTGGTACGCTTGACCTGGCCCTGCACGTTCACTACACCCCCAGCGATGGCGATGTCGTCACCTACGCCCGGCAGGTCATGCAACCCTTCATGCCCGCCCCGCTTCCCCAGGACTTCGCCTTCGTGGCTGGTTTTGCTCATCTATTCGGTCATCCGGTGGGCTACGCTGCCGGCTACTATTCCTACAAGTGGTCGGAGGTGCTCGACGCCGATGCCTTCTCGCGCTTCAAGGCCGAAGGCATCTTCAACCGCCAGACCGGCGAAGACTTCATCACCCACATCCTTAGCAAGGGCAACGCGGCCGATCCGGCCGAACTCTTCCGCCGCTTCCTGGGGCGCGACCCCGACCCCAAGGCCCTGCTGGCCCGGTCGGGGCTGCTGGACTAG
- a CDS encoding type IV pilus twitching motility protein PilT, which translates to MSKAPDIVDLLNLAVERSASDLVITVGLPPMVKVDGEFHPTEFEPLTPQETRRLTYALMDEKQQRVFEEEKELDFSFSLPGKGRFRVNIFLQRGSVGGVLRVVPSSIKSFEELGLPKGVADIALNPRGLVLVTGPTGSGKSTTLASMIDYINEKKRCHIVTIEDPIEFFHRHKSSIINQREIGSDTHGFDKALRSVLRQAPDVILVGEMRDYETIAAAITAAETGHLVMGTLHTNSAPETIDRIIDVFPESQQEQVRVQLSNNLVAVLTQQLLPKAFGGGRVLAYELMIATPAVRALIREGKSHQLINVIQTGGQLGMITMDAHLADLYKRKLITYEMGMSRAVDPKEFARLAGVGASAPQATGARRP; encoded by the coding sequence ATGAGTAAAGCACCTGATATTGTAGACCTGCTTAACCTGGCGGTAGAACGAAGCGCCTCAGACCTGGTAATCACGGTGGGTCTTCCGCCGATGGTCAAGGTGGATGGCGAGTTTCACCCCACCGAATTTGAACCCCTGACCCCCCAGGAAACCCGGCGCCTGACCTATGCCCTGATGGACGAAAAGCAGCAGCGGGTTTTTGAGGAAGAAAAAGAGCTCGACTTCTCCTTTAGCCTGCCCGGCAAAGGCCGCTTCCGGGTCAACATCTTTTTGCAGCGCGGCAGTGTGGGTGGGGTGTTGCGGGTGGTGCCTTCCAGCATCAAAAGCTTTGAGGAGCTGGGCCTGCCCAAAGGCGTGGCCGATATTGCCCTGAACCCGCGGGGCCTGGTGTTGGTGACCGGGCCTACCGGCTCGGGCAAGTCCACCACCCTGGCCTCGATGATTGACTACATCAACGAGAAGAAGCGCTGCCACATTGTGACCATCGAGGATCCCATCGAGTTTTTCCACCGCCATAAGTCTTCCATCATCAACCAGCGCGAAATCGGCTCCGATACCCACGGTTTCGACAAAGCCCTGCGCTCGGTGCTGCGCCAGGCCCCCGACGTGATTCTGGTAGGGGAGATGCGCGACTACGAAACCATCGCAGCAGCTATTACTGCTGCCGAGACCGGCCACCTGGTCATGGGCACGCTGCATACCAACAGCGCCCCCGAGACCATTGACCGCATCATCGACGTGTTTCCGGAGTCGCAGCAAGAACAGGTACGGGTACAGCTTTCCAACAACTTAGTAGCGGTGCTGACCCAGCAGCTTCTACCCAAGGCCTTTGGCGGTGGGCGGGTGCTGGCCTATGAGCTGATGATTGCAACCCCGGCCGTGCGGGCGCTCATCCGCGAAGGCAAGAGCCACCAGCTGATCAACGTGATTCAAACGGGTGGCCAGCTCGGCATGATTACCATGGACGCTCACCTGGCCGACCTGTACAAGCGCAAGCTGATTACCTACGAAATGGGGATGTCGCGCGCGGTAGACCCCAAGGAGTTTGCCCGCCTGGCCGGTGTGGGTGCCTCTGCTCCGCAGGCCACAGGCGCACGCCGACCGTAG
- a CDS encoding LptF/LptG family permease yields MTRLDRYILREALPVFLFGLVLYVSFGLISNILPRAQWMTTAELGSILKWLALQVPYASVQALPIAGLLAVMLAFGRLARENELLVMQAGGISLLRTARLFLLGGLLLSGLSLALSEWVVPWANRATAVVYWNELIPERTPQFNLVGRELAVGEYTLRYDGFDPAKDEFQQVRLERWQGQNMTVILAQTARLQDRIIVLRNYKVFTLDFAQLPLPEFASLEAAQEGLQAVFKAQNIGQPGAELSVKLSRSRQDLEAQYAGGGFEVPVSLSEWWRKLQDPRTPPRELREAKAQWHSAIALALANLMVMVLALPVAVRRATSPGTALALALVLTIAYYVAFSTGKVLALSGPVPPEVGAWGANLLGLGVGLWMGKGIYR; encoded by the coding sequence ATGACCCGCCTGGACCGTTACATTCTGCGCGAAGCCCTGCCCGTCTTTTTGTTCGGGCTGGTGCTTTATGTGAGCTTTGGGCTCATCAGCAATATCCTGCCCAGGGCCCAGTGGATGACCACCGCCGAGCTCGGCAGCATCCTGAAGTGGCTGGCCCTGCAGGTGCCTTATGCCAGCGTGCAGGCTTTACCCATCGCCGGGCTTCTGGCGGTCATGCTGGCCTTCGGGCGGCTGGCCCGGGAAAACGAACTGCTGGTGATGCAGGCCGGCGGCATCTCGCTGCTGCGCACAGCCCGGCTGTTTTTGCTGGGTGGCTTGCTCTTGAGCGGCCTTTCCCTGGCCCTTTCGGAGTGGGTGGTGCCCTGGGCCAACCGGGCCACCGCGGTGGTGTACTGGAACGAGCTCATCCCCGAGCGCACCCCCCAGTTCAACCTGGTTGGGCGCGAGCTTGCGGTGGGCGAGTACACCCTGCGCTACGATGGCTTCGACCCCGCCAAAGACGAGTTTCAGCAGGTGCGCCTCGAGCGCTGGCAGGGCCAGAACATGACCGTAATCCTGGCGCAGACTGCCCGCCTGCAGGATCGGATAATCGTGCTTCGGAATTACAAGGTGTTCACCCTGGACTTTGCCCAGCTTCCCCTGCCCGAGTTTGCCAGCCTGGAAGCAGCCCAGGAAGGCTTGCAGGCGGTTTTTAAGGCCCAGAACATCGGCCAGCCCGGAGCAGAACTCTCAGTAAAGCTCTCCCGTAGCCGCCAAGACCTGGAAGCCCAGTACGCCGGGGGCGGCTTCGAGGTACCGGTTTCACTTTCGGAGTGGTGGCGCAAGCTCCAAGACCCCCGCACCCCACCCCGCGAGCTGCGCGAAGCCAAAGCCCAGTGGCATTCCGCCATCGCCCTGGCCCTGGCCAACCTGATGGTGATGGTGCTGGCCCTGCCTGTTGCGGTACGCCGGGCCACCAGTCCAGGCACCGCGCTGGCCCTAGCCCTGGTGCTCACCATCGCCTATTACGTGGCCTTTAGCACCGGCAAGGTACTGGCCCTCTCTGGCCCGGTTCCCCCCGAGGTCGGGGCCTGGGGCGCAAACCTGCTGGGCCTGGGGGTGGGTTTGTGGATGGGGAAAGGCATCTACCGTTGA